The bacterium nucleotide sequence CGCCGCTGGGCCGGCGGACCGTGACGGGCCTGGTCGTCGGCGTGCGCGAGGCGGCCGCCGACGTCGCGGAGATCGACGGCCACCGCCTGCGTCACTTGCGCGACCGCTTCCCCGCGGCGTACCGGATCGAGGACGACCGCCGGCGCCTGCTGGACTGGATGGCCGGCTACTACGCGCTGCCGGTCGGGGAACTCGTGCCCCTGTTCCACCCGCCGGCCCCCGGCACGAAGGCCCGGCCGCGCCGCGCCGCGGCGGCCTACCCCATCGCCGACGCCGTCGACGTGCGCCTGACGCCCGACCAGGAGCGCGCCGTCGCCTGGGCGGTCGACCGCCTCGAGTCGCGCAGCTACGGCGCGCTGCTGCTGCGCGGCGTCACCGGCAGCGGCAAGACCGAGGTCTACCTGCGGGTCATCGCCGAAGCCCTGGCCCGCGGCCGCAGCGCCCTGTACCTGCTGCCGGAGATCGCCTTGACCCCGCAGACCGAGGCGCGCGTGGCGGCGCGCTTCGGCGACCGCGTGGCTACGGTGCACAGCGGCCTGTCCGCGGGCGAGCGCTGCCGCGTGCACGAGGCGGCGGCGGCGGGCGAGCTGAAGGTCGTGCTCGGGCCGCGCTCGGCCCTGTTCACGCCGCTGCGCGACCTCGGCGCGGTGATCGTCGACGAGGAGCACGACGCCAGCTACAAGCAGGAGGAGAAGCCGCGCTACCACGCGCGCCACGCGGCGCTGGTGCGGGCCCGCGAGGCCGGGGCCTGCGTGGTGCTGGGTTCCGCGACGCCGGACCTCGAATCGGTGCGCAACGCGCGCGAGGGCCGCTACCGCGAGATCCTGCTCGCCGACCGGCCGGTCGGGGAGATGCCCGTCGTCGAGATCGTCGACATGCGCGGCGGGCCGGCGTCCGACGGCTTCTCGGACGCGCTGCTGACCCGGCTCGAAACGTGCCTGGCCAACGGCCGCCAGGCGATCCTCTACTACAACCGCCGCGGCTTCGCGCGCGTCCTGCAGTGCACGTCCTGCGGCGTGCCGGTCGCCTGCCCGCACTGCGACATCGCGCTGACGGTGCACCTGCGCCCGCGCCAGCTGCTCTGCCACTACTGCGGCTTCGCGCGGCGCGAGCCGGACACCTGCCCGGACTGCGGCGGCCCGGCCTTCCTGCCCGGAGGCTCGGGGACCGAGCGGCTCGAGCTGGCGCTGGCGGCGCACTTCCCGGAGGCGCGCGTCCTGCGGCTCGACCAAGACACCACCCGCGCCCGCGGCAGCCACCGCGCGATCCTGTCGACCTTCGCCGCGCGCGGCGCCGACATCCTGGTCGGCACCCAGATGGTGGCCAAGGGGCACCACTTCGCCGGCGTCGACCTGGTCGGCGTCCTGGCGGCCGACGACGGCCTGACGCTGCCCGACTTCCGCGCGCACGAGCGGGTCTTCCAGCTGCTGACCCAGGTCGCCGGCCGCGCGGGCCGCGAGAGCCCCGGCGCCGTGCTCTTCCAGACCTGGCAGCCCGACCACCCGGTGATCCTGGCCGCGTCGCGCCACGACTTCGCGGCCTTCGCCGCGGCCGAGTTGCCGCAGCGCGAGGCCGCGGGCTACCCGCCGGCGCGGCGCATGCTGCGCGTGGGCCTCGCGGCCCGGCGCCCCGCCGACGTCGAGGACGCGGCCCGCCGCTTCGGCGAGCTGCTGCGGGCCCACCTGCCGATGCCCGAGCTGGAGGTGCTGGGGCCGGCGCCCGCGGTGTTCGCCAGGCTCCAGAACCGCGTCCGCTGGCAGCTGCTGGTCAAGGGGCCCACGACCAACGCCCAGCGGGCCTGGCTCGCCGACCGCGGGCGTCGCCTGGCCGCCGACACCGCCGTCGACGTCACGCTGGACGTGGATCCCGTCGGCCTGTATTGAGTTGTCGGGAAACACGTTGCATGTCGCGAGCGGGGGAGGGCGCAGGCCGGGTTTGCCCCGCGGCCGGTCGACGTGGTATCATGGAGCAGCGGCGTGCGATCGCCGCCGACGCGACATCCCGCACCAACCACCGGGTTCGGACGAAAGGCAGCCGATGCGTCCGTGTAATCTTTTTTGCGCTTCCGTGACCGCGAGGACCCGCTCGGCCGCCCTCGCCTGCCTGCTCGTCGCCGCCGCCGCCGGGGCGGCCTTCGCCCAGTCCGGCGTGACCTGGGAGCCGACGACGGCGTTCACCGACAGCTTGACGCCGGAGCGTCGCGCCAACCTGTACGGCTTCGAATTGCCGCCGGACTACCAGCGCGAGTACCTCGACCACCTGAAGATCTACCCGACGGACAAGGTCGACCTGCCGTCGAACTTCAGCTGGGTGAGCCTGGACGGCCTGACCTCGGTCAAGGACCAGGGCGGCTGCGGCTCGTGCTGGGCCTTCGCCGCGGTCGGGCAGATCGAGTCGCATCTGAAGATCTTCTACGGCCAGGACCTGAACCTGTCGGAACAGCAGATGATCCTCTGCAACCCGTACGGCGCCGACTGCGACGGCGGCTGGGCCACGGCCGTCTAC carries:
- the priA gene encoding primosomal protein N', producing the protein MAAVATLAEVALPVPLDRTFTYRVPDDWPAPPVQPGDLVSAPLGRRTVTGLVVGVREAAADVAEIDGHRLRHLRDRFPAAYRIEDDRRRLLDWMAGYYALPVGELVPLFHPPAPGTKARPRRAAAAYPIADAVDVRLTPDQERAVAWAVDRLESRSYGALLLRGVTGSGKTEVYLRVIAEALARGRSALYLLPEIALTPQTEARVAARFGDRVATVHSGLSAGERCRVHEAAAAGELKVVLGPRSALFTPLRDLGAVIVDEEHDASYKQEEKPRYHARHAALVRAREAGACVVLGSATPDLESVRNAREGRYREILLADRPVGEMPVVEIVDMRGGPASDGFSDALLTRLETCLANGRQAILYYNRRGFARVLQCTSCGVPVACPHCDIALTVHLRPRQLLCHYCGFARREPDTCPDCGGPAFLPGGSGTERLELALAAHFPEARVLRLDQDTTRARGSHRAILSTFAARGADILVGTQMVAKGHHFAGVDLVGVLAADDGLTLPDFRAHERVFQLLTQVAGRAGRESPGAVLFQTWQPDHPVILAASRHDFAAFAAAELPQREAAGYPPARRMLRVGLAARRPADVEDAARRFGELLRAHLPMPELEVLGPAPAVFARLQNRVRWQLLVKGPTTNAQRAWLADRGRRLAADTAVDVTLDVDPVGLY